In Thalassococcus sp. S3, the sequence AGCATTTTGAACGCCGGGCGCATGTCCTCTCCCTGCAGCGCCTGTCGCGCCGCGCTCAATTCGTGGATCGCCAGCCGCATCCACAGCTCTGACGTCTGGTGCTGGATGATGAAGAGCATCTCGTCATGCGCATTCGAGAGCGGATGCTGGGCCTCCAGAAGGGCCGTCAGCCCCAGATAATCGCCATAGGACATCCGCCCGTCGAACGACATTTGCGCACCTTCGGCGCCCGGATCGTAAGGGTCTGACATCACACGGTTTCCTTGAGGTTCAGCGACATGTAGAACCGCTCGAAGACCTGCCCGCCCTTGGCGTGCTCCTCGGCGTATTCCACCTGCCAGCCCTGCTTGATGAAGAAGCGGCGGGCGAGGTGGCTGGCATGCACGGTGAGGCGGTCGAACCCCTCGGTCCGCGCCTTAGTGATCAGCGCGTCGTATAATTCTCGGGCCGTGCCTTTGCCCATCTCCTCGGGCAGAACGAAGGCCATGTCGAGATAGCCGTCTTTGGTCAGGCTCATGAAGCCACGGATATCATTGTCCTTTTCGGCGACCCAACACCATTGGTCGAGCAATTTGTCCGGTTTGCCCGGGTCGGTTTCCGCAGGACCGGCCCAGACGTCCCGTTCGGCAGCCGAATAGAAATCGCGCGCACCCTCCAGCACAGCGCGCCGGAACACGGCGTAGCAGGCGGCGTGGTCTTCGGAGCGGTAGGCGCGGATCATGTCACCGCCGCCCGGACCTTGTATTCGGCCTGATCCCAAAGGCGGTTTGTCATCACATCCGCAAGGATCGCGGCGGCGGCACGCACGTCATCCTCGTCGATGTAAAGCGGCGTGAAACCAAAACGCATGATGTCCGGCGCCCGGAAATCGCCAACTACGCCGCGCGCAATCAGCGCCTGCATCGCGGCATAACCGTCGGCGAAGCGGAAGGAAACCTGACTGCCCCGCTGCGCCGGATCACGGGGAGAGGCGAGGGTGAGGTCGGGGCAGGCCGCCTCAACCTCTTGAATGAAGAGATTGGTCAATGTAATTGATTTCGAACGAATATCTTCGATCGAAGCTGCATCCCACGCATCCATTGCCGCGTCCAAGGCGGCCATCTGGATGACCGCGGGCGTGCCCACGCGCATCCGCTCGATCCCGCTGCCGGGACGATAGTCGAGGTCAAAGGCAAAGGGCGCCTCGTGCCCCAGCCAGCCGGACAAGGCCGGTACGGCCCGCCCGGCATGCCGGGGCGCGACATAGATGAAGGCCGGTGCGCCGGGGCCGCCATTGAGGTACTTGTAGGTGCAGCCTGCCGCGAAATCCGCGCCACATCCGGACAGGTCGACCGGTAAGGCTCCGGCGGAATGCGCAAGATCCCAGAGGGTTAGCGCGCCAACCTCATGTGCCGTGGCGGTCAGCGCGGCCATGTCGTGCTTGCGACCCGTGCGGTAATCCACCTCTGTCAGCATTAGTACGGCGAGGTCATCGGTGATATGGTCCGCCACCGCCTCCGGGTCCACGATCTTCAGCTCATGCCCCTGACCCAGGCTTTTAAGCAATCCTTCGGCCATGTAGATATCCGTCGGGAAATTCCCGTTATCCGTGAGAACGATGCGCCGGTCCGGTCGCAACTCCAACGCGGCGGCAAGCGCCTGATAGACCTTGATCGACAGCGTGTCGCCTACCGTGACATGCCCCGGCTCGGCTCCGATCAGCCGCCCGATCCGGTCGCCGAGTGCCGTGGGCTGGGCCATCCAGCCGGCCTTGTTCCAGCCGGTGATCAGCATCTCGCCCCATTCGTCGCGCATCATCGCGTCCACCCTTGCCTTTGCCGCGACCGGCAGGGGGCCCAGGGAGTTGCCATCGAGATAGATCACGCCTTCGGGCAGGTGAAACAGGGCCTTGGTGGCGGCGAAGTCGGTCATGGGCGCTCCACGAGATATTTTAGGCTTAAAGCTTTTCGGAACATTAGGCCCGCCATTGCGTTCTGTCCAGCCGCGCGGAAGGAAAAGACGCTTGCGTTCGTTTCCTGCATGGCCAAGGTCACGAAACGTACGAAATGAGGTCCAGAATGTACAAAACGACGGATGCGTGCGACGTCAGCCACGCGCAGCTTTGCGCGATCATGGGTGACGCATTTTCGGATTACGCGGTGCCCATGCAGCCGACATTGCAGCAATTCCAGTTCATGATGACCCAGCGCAGCTTTGCGCCGGACCTGTCGACGCTTCTGTGGCAGGATGATGCGCTGGTGGGCCTTTGGCTGATTGGGCGCCGCGCCTTTGATGGTTATCTGATCACGAGTGGCATCATTCCGGCCCATCGTGGCGAAGGCCGCGCGCGGGACATGGCTGAGCAGAGCAACGATGCCCTGCGCGCGGCAGGGTGCCGCCGGATCACGACAGAGGTGATCGAAGAGAACATGAAGGCCCGCAGGCTTTACGAAAGGCTGGGCTATGACCGGCTGCGTGATCTGGATTGTTTCAGCCTGCCCGAGGTCACCGCCGAGCCTGTGGATGGCCTTTCGATCAAAGAGGTACCTTGGCGCCTTTGCGCGGATCGGACCGATGGATGGCGGGACTGGCCGCCAAGCTGGCAGAATGCAGATCGCGCGATTCAAGACGCCGAAGCGGATGCGGTCGTTTTCGGGGCTTATCGCGACGAAACACTTTGCGGATATGCGGCGGGGTTCCGGCCCGCCACTGCCCTGGCGCAGATCGCCGTGGCGCCCGATCAACGGCGGCGCGGCATCGGTCGGGCTTTGATGGCCGCCCTGGCGGCGGAGTTGGGCACGCCGCTGCGTGTCCTGAACGCGGAAGCCACGGATCCGGGCTTCCGTGGCTTCGTCTTCGATCTAGGGGCTGAACCGACCATTGGTCAGTTCGAGCTTGGCCTGACACTCTGACGTCTACATCTGCCCGCCGGCGATTTCGATGGCCTGACCGTTTACGCTTTCCGATCCCGGCTGGCAAAGCCAGAGCGCGGCGGAGGCGATTTCCTCGGGCGCGATCAAGCGTTTGTGGCGGTTCGTTTTGATCATCGTGTTGCGCGCATCCTCTTCCGACAGATCGGTGCGCTGCGCGATGTTTTCGGTGTTGCGGGTGATGATCGGCGTATCGACATAGGCGGGGCAGAGCGCGTTGAAAGTGTAATTTGTGCCGATATATTCTTCCGACATCGCGCGGGTCAGTCCGATCAGCCCGTGTTTCGACGCGGTGTAACAGGACGCCCCCGGCAGGCCGCGCACCCCGGCGATTGACGCGATGGTGATCACCCGGCCCCAATCGGTCTGGCGCATCGACGTCATCGCTTCCCGCAGGGTCAGGAAGGCGCCGTCGAGATTGGTGGCCATCATGTTGCGCCAGAAGTCCATCGTCGTCTTGTGGGTGGCGCGCCCCTCGGCAAGGCCCGCATTGGCCACGCAGATCTGGATCGGCCCCCGGGCCTCCACCGCGGTGGTGATCTTACCCACGACATCGTCTTCGTCACGGACATCCATGGCCATGCCGGTCATGCCATCGGTCGCGACCTCGTCCAGAACCTCCTGCCGACGGCCTGTTATGGTGACCTGTGCGCCCTCTGCCGCAAGGGCCTTGGCGATGGCCAGACCGATACCTGTGCCGCCGCCGGTGATCAAGGCGTGTTTGCCTGAAAGTGTCATATCGCTCCTCCCGTTTGGTTGCGCGCAGCCTAGCGGGCGGGCGAGGGCTCACAAGCCGTGCCGTTCCGTCACTTTACATATGCATTCATGAGTGTGAATGTGTGCATGAATGATGGATGGGAGGACCTCATGATACGTTTTTGGACAGCGCTCGCGGTCGCGCTGCCGGTGGCGGCTGCCGCCAGCCAGGACATCGCCGATCAATACCCGCAATCTGAGCTTTATTCGAAGCCGGTGGAGGTCATCCCGCATGTCTTCAGCGCCATCGGCGCGACGGCCCCACCGACCTA encodes:
- a CDS encoding GNAT family N-acetyltransferase, with product MIRAYRSEDHAACYAVFRRAVLEGARDFYSAAERDVWAGPAETDPGKPDKLLDQWCWVAEKDNDIRGFMSLTKDGYLDMAFVLPEEMGKGTARELYDALITKARTEGFDRLTVHASHLARRFFIKQGWQVEYAEEHAKGGQVFERFYMSLNLKETV
- the kynU gene encoding kynureninase, with product MTDFAATKALFHLPEGVIYLDGNSLGPLPVAAKARVDAMMRDEWGEMLITGWNKAGWMAQPTALGDRIGRLIGAEPGHVTVGDTLSIKVYQALAAALELRPDRRIVLTDNGNFPTDIYMAEGLLKSLGQGHELKIVDPEAVADHITDDLAVLMLTEVDYRTGRKHDMAALTATAHEVGALTLWDLAHSAGALPVDLSGCGADFAAGCTYKYLNGGPGAPAFIYVAPRHAGRAVPALSGWLGHEAPFAFDLDYRPGSGIERMRVGTPAVIQMAALDAAMDAWDAASIEDIRSKSITLTNLFIQEVEAACPDLTLASPRDPAQRGSQVSFRFADGYAAMQALIARGVVGDFRAPDIMRFGFTPLYIDEDDVRAAAAILADVMTNRLWDQAEYKVRAAVT
- a CDS encoding GNAT family N-acetyltransferase; translated protein: MYKTTDACDVSHAQLCAIMGDAFSDYAVPMQPTLQQFQFMMTQRSFAPDLSTLLWQDDALVGLWLIGRRAFDGYLITSGIIPAHRGEGRARDMAEQSNDALRAAGCRRITTEVIEENMKARRLYERLGYDRLRDLDCFSLPEVTAEPVDGLSIKEVPWRLCADRTDGWRDWPPSWQNADRAIQDAEADAVVFGAYRDETLCGYAAGFRPATALAQIAVAPDQRRRGIGRALMAALAAELGTPLRVLNAEATDPGFRGFVFDLGAEPTIGQFELGLTL
- a CDS encoding SDR family NAD(P)-dependent oxidoreductase, producing MTLSGKHALITGGGTGIGLAIAKALAAEGAQVTITGRRQEVLDEVATDGMTGMAMDVRDEDDVVGKITTAVEARGPIQICVANAGLAEGRATHKTTMDFWRNMMATNLDGAFLTLREAMTSMRQTDWGRVITIASIAGVRGLPGASCYTASKHGLIGLTRAMSEEYIGTNYTFNALCPAYVDTPIITRNTENIAQRTDLSEEDARNTMIKTNRHKRLIAPEEIASAALWLCQPGSESVNGQAIEIAGGQM